A section of the Bacteroidia bacterium genome encodes:
- a CDS encoding NAD-dependent epimerase/dehydratase family protein, with translation MTSKVLVTGASGLLGAQLCKYLIAKGTSVRALVRNKHNTGLLAPYQDKLEIVEGDILDIYALEQALEGISQVYHCAAVVSFAKKDRNLMKKINVEGTANLVNLCVEKPGIRLLHVSSIAALGDTEGKITEKTKWKDSPSVTFYAKTKHLAELEVYRGIEEGLDAVMVLPSIIIGQGRDNHPFMRLFKRAIKKGIPWYHHGVTGYIGVDDVVQGMYIVMQQAPKGEKYILNSENLSFYHFLSLISEIFDTPKPKYKIPYRLTYNIARIVELIYPGHAFLNRETIKSSIKQQEYSAQKFIESFSFRFKPIKECLLQMKQSIQA, from the coding sequence ATGACCTCCAAAGTATTAGTAACAGGTGCCTCGGGGCTTTTAGGGGCTCAATTGTGTAAGTATTTAATAGCAAAAGGCACATCCGTACGAGCTTTGGTAAGAAATAAGCACAATACAGGTCTATTGGCACCTTATCAAGATAAGCTAGAAATTGTAGAGGGGGATATTTTGGACATATATGCATTAGAGCAAGCTCTGGAAGGTATTAGTCAGGTATATCACTGTGCTGCTGTGGTATCTTTTGCTAAAAAAGACAGAAATTTAATGAAGAAAATTAACGTAGAAGGCACGGCTAACCTTGTCAATCTGTGTGTAGAAAAACCTGGAATCCGCTTATTGCATGTAAGTTCAATTGCTGCACTAGGAGACACCGAAGGCAAAATAACCGAAAAAACAAAATGGAAAGATAGCCCAAGTGTAACTTTTTATGCTAAAACCAAGCACTTAGCCGAGTTAGAAGTTTACAGAGGCATTGAAGAAGGTTTAGACGCAGTAATGGTTTTACCTTCGATAATTATTGGTCAAGGTCGGGACAATCACCCTTTTATGCGTTTGTTCAAACGAGCGATTAAGAAAGGTATACCTTGGTATCATCATGGTGTAACGGGCTACATAGGTGTAGATGATGTAGTACAAGGAATGTACATAGTCATGCAGCAAGCGCCCAAAGGTGAAAAGTACATTCTTAACAGTGAAAATTTATCTTTTTACCACTTTTTAAGTTTGATTTCTGAAATTTTTGATACTCCCAAGCCCAAATACAAAATACCTTACCGATTGACTTACAACATAGCTCGGATAGTTGAGCTTATTTATCCGGGACACGCATTTTTGAACAGAGAAACTATCAAAAGTAGTATCAAGCAGCAGGAGTATTCTGCTCAAAAGTTTATAGAATCGTTTTCGTTTAGGTTCAAGCCGATTAAAGAGTGTCTACTTCAAATGAAGCAAAGTATTCAAGCATGA